In Humulus lupulus chromosome 6, drHumLupu1.1, whole genome shotgun sequence, a single genomic region encodes these proteins:
- the LOC133782226 gene encoding cysteine proteinase inhibitor A-like, whose amino-acid sequence MNPFRFSAVALLTISLLLLGLCELGFCRQEDSSIRVKLGGFSDFKRSPQNNALIETLARFAVQEHNKQQNAILEFARVLKAREQVVAGKMYHLTLEAVDSGKKKIYEAKVWVKPWMNFKQLEEFKFSHNVPSFTSSILRFKQGD is encoded by the exons ATGAATCCTTTTAGGTTCTCCGCCGTAGCTTTACTCACCATCTCCCTTTTGCTTCTCGGTCTCTGTGAATTAGGGTTTTGCAGACAAGAAGATTCATCGATTAGGGTGAAGCTTGGCGGATTCAGCGATTTCAAGCGTTCACCTCAGAACAACGCTCTCATCGAAACCCTAGCCCGCTTCGCTGTTCAAGAGCATAATAAGCAACAG aaTGCGATTCTTGAGTTTGCGCGGGTTTTGAAGGCCAGAGAACAGgttgttgctgggaagatgtaCCATTTGACACTGGAAGCCGTTGATTCTGGGAAGAAGAAGATATACGAAGCTAAGGTTTGGGTGAAGCCATGGATGAACTTTAAGCAGTTGGAGGAATTTAAATTTTCCCATAATGTTCCTTCCTTTACTTCTTCGATCCTTCGCTTTAAACAAG GTGATTAA
- the LOC133785155 gene encoding uncharacterized protein LOC133785155, giving the protein MISFRILLIWQSKFVQVQILGEDTKFVHCKIRVSGHHTEFFLTVVYGSNSMLDRKILWDKLAGLGHLNLPWIVLGDFNAMFSYQDRNGGRPITAKEISDAQNWLSLGQVDELRCAGSSYTWSNKHEFGDRIYSKLDRVFTNEKWLDLFPNTEGICKWDSNSDHSYCVIKNHVIGKVGIKPFRFFDCWMFHSMFKTVVLDSWNKANSKAGLVGTSWGKKSSANRQIDINSLSFGEKLTVQQQVKLIRPFNKKDVQEALFGIHSIKSPGPDGFGAGFFKGLWKEIGNDISMAVLQFFHDGVLPNDLNETVISLIPKTDSPKTAADYRPIACCNTLYKCISKMLCSRLSEVLLILIHGNQGAFIKNRLLAHNILIFQDLLKGYTRKNILARYIMKIDLSKAYDTVDWQFVADLLKGLCFPSRFIHWVLVCLKGTSYSLMLNGRLHGTFRGEKGLRKGDPISPLLFVLIMEYLTRLLLQTSKQKGFGFHPLCKHVNLVNLCFADDLVIFCKGNVNSMRLTQSAIESFCATTGLSINNTKSHIYFGGIKDDCKSQLLEITQMEEGSFPLKYLGIHLIPTKWRAADCGEIIGKIQRNLHSWASRNLSFAGRAQLIHSVLLGIRNFWMNIFILPQKVVAFIDKCCRDFLWRTKGNRSKLHLTSWEQVCLPKKFGGVGFFEGRKWNIAMMAKYIWAISSKKDCLWVKWIDSIYLKGHSFWSVPLINDTSWYFRKLLKLRNAFDCFAVNSSVLRGKFKAKNFYLSLTAATEVQYASAVWHRLCVPKHRFISWQVINDHLLTRDNLGKIMELTTYLCLVCECINESHQHLFFYCSFTKKLQQEVSSWSGFQGWPLTMEAWKIWSSSVGSDLQHLVWNAILSAVVYSVLCNRNRCVFDLCCSSVLVVISSIKAAIKARVKAITCTKANKKDRDIIGLINSL; this is encoded by the exons ATGATCTCGTTCAGAATTTTGCTCATTTGGCAATCGAAGTTTGTGCAAGTTCAAATTCTTGGTGAAGATACTAAGTTCGTGCACTGTAAAATCAGAGTTTCTGGGCATCACACAGAGTTCTTTTTAACTGTTGTGTATGGTTCAAATTCCATGTTAGACAGGAAAATTTTATGGGATAAACTTGCTGGGTTAGGCCATTTGAATCTTCCTTGGATTGTTCTAGGAGATTTCAATGCTATGTTCAGCTATCAAGACAGGAATGGTGGTAGACCCATAACTGCTAAGGAGATTTCTGATGCTCAAAATTGGCTGTCTTTAGGCCAAGTAGATGAACTTCGTTGTGCTGGCTCCTCTTACACTTGGTCTAATAAACACGAATTTGGGGACAGAATATACTCTAAGTTGGATAGGGTTTTCACTAATGAGAAATGGTTGGATCTCTTCCCTAACACAGAAGGAATTTGCAAATGGGACAGTAACTCAGATCATAGTTACTGTGTTATCAAAAATCATGTTATAGGAAAAGTTGGTATCAAGCCTTTTAGGTTCTTCGACTGTTGGATGTTCCATAGTATGTTTAAAACAGTGGTTCTTGACAGTTGGAACAAAGCTAACTCTAAAGCTGGCCTTGTTG GAACTTCATGGGGGAAGAAGAGTTCGGCTAATAGGCAGATTGATATCAATAGCCTGAGTTTTGGTGAAAAACTTACTGTTCAGCAGCAAGTCAAATTGATCAGGCCTTTCAATAAGAAAGATGTTCAAGAGGCATTATTTGGCATTCACTCAATCAAGAGCCCCGGTCCGGATGGGTTTGGTGCTGGGTTTTTCAAAGGCCTGTGGAAAGAGATAGGTAATGACATCAGTATGGCAGTGTTACAATTTTTTCATGATGGAGTTCTTCCCAATGATCTTAATGAGACTGTCATCTCCCTTATTCCGAAGACTGATTCTCCTAAAACAGCTGCAGATTATAGACCTATTGCTTGTTGCAATACGCTCTATAAATGCATTTCTAAGATGCTTTGTTCTCGTTTGTCTGAAGTTCTTCTTATTTTGATTCATGGTAATCAAGGGGCTTTCATCAAGAACCGTCTCCTGGCTCATAATATTCTTATCTTTCAAGACTTGCTCAAGGGATATACGAGGAAGAATATTTTAGCTAGATATATCATGAAGATTGATCTTAGTAAAGCGTACGATACAGTAGATTGGCAGTTTGTGGCTGACTTGCTCAAGGGTCTTTGTTTCCCTTCTAGGTTCATTCATTGGGTGCTGGTTTGCTTAAAGGGAACTTCTTATTCGTTGATGCTCAATGGTCGGCTTCATGGCACCTTTAGAGGGGAAAAGGGTCTGAGAAAAGGAGATCCTATATCTCCTCTTTTGTTTGTTTTGATTATGGAGTACCTAACTCGGCTCTTACTTCAGACTTCTAAACAAAAAGGTTTTGGTTTCCATCCCTTATGCAAGCATGTCAATCTTGTCAATCTCTGTTTTGCAGATGATCTAGTTATCTTTTGCAAGGGAAATGTGAACTCAATGAGACTTACTCAGTCTGCTATTGAAAGTTTTTGTGCAACCACAGGTCTCTCAATCAATAACACAAAGTCCCACATCTACTTTGGAGGCATAAAAGACGACTGTAAATCTCAATTATTGGAGATCACTCAAATGGAAGAAGGCTCTTTTCCGCTTAAGTATCTTGGAATACATCTAATACCAACTAAATGGAGAGCAGCTGATTGTGGGGAAATTATCGGAAAAATCCAACGGAACCTTCATTCTTGGGCTAGTAGGAACCTTTCCTTTGCGGGCCGAGCTCAACTTATACATTCAGTCCTTCTTGGAATTAGGAATTTTTGGATGAATATCTTTATTCTTCCTCAGAAAGTTGTTGCTTTCATAGATAAATGTTGCAGAGATTTCCTGTGGCGGACTAAAGGGAATCGTAGCAAACTTCACCTAACGTCTTGGGAGCAAGTCTGtcttcccaaaaagtttggaggagTTGGCTTCTTTGAGGGCAGGAAATGGAATATTGCTATGATGGCCAAGTACATTTGGGCTATTTCGAGTAAGAAAGATTGTTTATGGGTCAAATGGATAGATTCTATCTATCTTAAAGGCCATAGCTTCTGGTCTGTTCCTTTAATAAATGATACTAGCTGGTACTTTCGGAAATTACTGAAGCTGAGGAATGCTTTTGATTGTTTTGCTGTTAACTCTTCGGTTTTAAGAGGTAAGTTTAAAGCTAAAAACTTTTATCTTTCTCTTACAGCAGCTACAGAGGTTCAGTATGCCTCTGCTGTTTGGCATCGTCTATGTGTCCCGAAACATAGATTTATTTCTTGGCAAGTGATAAATGATCATCTTCTTACTCGAGATAATCTTGGGAAAATCATGGAGCTTACAACTTATCTTTGCCTGGTTTGTGAGTGTATCAATGAGTCCCACCAACACCTCTTTTTTTACTGCTCTTTCACTAAGAAACTTCAGCAAGAAGTTAGTTCTTGGTCCGGATTCCAGGGCTGGCCTCTTACCATGGAAGCCTGGAAGATTTGGAGCTCTAGTGTCGGTTCTGATCTGCAGCATCTAGTTTGGAATGCAATTCTTTCAGCAGTTGTATACTCAGTTTTGTGTAATAGAAATAGGTGTGTGTTTGATTTGTGTTGTAGCTCAGTGTTGGTAGTTATCTCTTCTATTAAAGCAGCTATCAAAGCTAGAGTTAAGGCTATTACTTGTACCAAGGCTAACAAAAAAGACAGAGATATTATTGGCCTTATAAATTCCCTGTAA
- the LOC133785157 gene encoding uncharacterized mitochondrial protein AtMg00810-like, protein MVTRIRYVNLVQFVCFTSSFEPKNVKEVLSDESWIKAMQEELEKFTRNEEFVKQMTDEFEMSMVGELNYFLGLQVKQSEDGTFISQSKYAKNLIKKFGMESAKHANIPMGTTVKLTKEENGVKVDPTLYRSMTGSLMYLTASRLDISYSVGVCARYQGNPMESHVTAVKRIIRYVNDTQEYGIWYSNETNSNLFCFSVADWAGNTDDRKSTSGGCFYMGNNLVSWHSKKQNSISLSTVEAEYIAAGSCCTQLLWMKQMMTDYGFCYPRFFQDVRIHTLSLWAAFRRVKAQIRPSGQRESKYWQSKSR, encoded by the exons ATGGTGACAAGAATAAGGTATGTGAATTTGGTTCAATTCGTTTGCTTTACATCTAgctttgaaccaaaaaatgtgaaagaagttTTGAGTGATGAGTCATGGATAAAAGCAATGCAAGAGGAATTAGAAAAATTCACAAGAAATGAG GAGtttgtcaaacaaatgacagatgagtttgaaatgagcatggtaggtgaGTTAAACTATTTTCTAGGACTGCAAGTCAAACAGTCAGAAGATGGAACTTTCATCtctcaaagtaagtatgcaaaaaaTCTAATCAAGAAATTTGGGATGGAGTCAGCTAAACATGCCAATATACCAATGGGAACCACGGTCAAACTGACCAAGGAAGAAAATGGTGTAAAAGTAGATCCAACATTGTACAGAAGCATGACTGGAAGTCTTATGTATCTCACAGCTAGTCGTCTTGACATTAGCTACAGTGTTGGGGTATGTGCTCGGTATCAAGGGAATCCTATGGAATCCCATGTGACAGCTGTAAAACGAATCATTCGCTATGTGAATGATACTCAAGAGTATGGAATTTGGTACTCAAAtgaaacaaactctaacctttTTTGTTTTAGTGTTGCTGATTGGGCAGGCAATACAGATGAcagaaaaagtacaagtggtggatgtTTCTATATGGGAAACAATCTGGTTTCTTggcatagcaagaaacaaaattcaatctcCTTGTCGACTGTTgaggctgaatacatagctgCAGGAAGTTGTTGTACTCAAttattatggatgaaacaaatgatgacgGATTATGGGttttgttatccccgtttcttccaAGATGTACGGATCCACACTCTGAGTTTATGGGCCGCCTTCCGGAGAGTTAAAGCCCAGATCAGGCCTAGTGGACAAAGAGAAAGCAAATATTGGCAGTCCAAGTCTCGGTAA